In one window of Oleidesulfovibrio alaskensis DSM 16109 DNA:
- a CDS encoding phosphate ABC transporter substrate-binding protein, translating to MRMKHLAIVAALVLGLTSSAFAGQKIKIAGSTTILPIMQRVVEAYMKANPDVEIAVSGGGSSNGIKALLDGTTDIAMASRTMKDKEIKMAAEKGMNPKQVVIALDAVIPIVNKSNPVNDLTIDQLQAIYAGKVTNWKEVGGKDEGIVVVSRDTSSGTYETWSHFVMGKTRVFPGALLQASSGAVLQAVAKNPRAISYDGIGYVDNSVKPLTVNGVEGNATTAKDKSFPVARTLQVYVDGSVSGAAKGLIDFILSPEGQNIVEEAGFIKL from the coding sequence ATGCGTATGAAACATCTTGCCATCGTCGCCGCCCTGGTGCTCGGCCTCACTTCTTCCGCTTTTGCCGGACAGAAGATCAAAATCGCCGGTTCCACAACCATTCTGCCCATCATGCAGCGTGTGGTTGAAGCATACATGAAAGCCAACCCCGATGTGGAAATCGCAGTTTCCGGCGGCGGTTCTTCCAACGGCATCAAAGCGCTGCTGGACGGCACCACCGACATCGCCATGGCATCGCGCACCATGAAAGACAAAGAAATCAAAATGGCCGCCGAAAAAGGCATGAACCCCAAGCAGGTTGTCATCGCCCTTGATGCCGTGATTCCCATTGTCAACAAAAGCAACCCCGTCAACGACCTGACCATTGACCAGCTGCAGGCCATCTATGCCGGCAAGGTCACCAACTGGAAAGAAGTCGGCGGCAAAGACGAAGGCATTGTGGTGGTTTCGCGCGACACGTCTTCCGGCACCTACGAGACCTGGAGCCACTTTGTAATGGGTAAGACCCGCGTGTTCCCCGGTGCGCTGCTGCAGGCATCTTCCGGCGCAGTGCTGCAGGCCGTGGCCAAAAACCCCCGCGCCATCAGCTACGACGGCATCGGCTACGTTGACAACTCGGTCAAGCCGCTGACCGTGAACGGTGTGGAAGGCAACGCAACCACCGCCAAGGACAAAAGCTTCCCCGTCGCCCGCACCCTGCAGGTATATGTAGACGGCAGCGTTTCCGGTGCGGCCAAGGGCCTTATCGACTTCATCCTGTCGCCCGAAGGCCAGAACATTGTGGAAGAAGCCGGCTTCATCAAGCTGTAA
- the pstC gene encoding phosphate ABC transporter permease subunit PstC: MITLSRRKKDTIIAGAFQTSAGLCIIVLFLIMIFLFVEGLPLLNVVPPLDFLFGTAWYPTDDPADFGILPMIAGSLAVTGLSSVIAIPLGLMTAVYLSEIASPRMRSVVKPLVEMLQALPSVVIGFFGMVVVAPFLQQTFGLATGLNLTNAAIMLAFMAVPTITSISEDAIYSVPNELREASLALGATRWQTISRVVLPASLPGISTAVILGMSRSIGETMVVLMVAGGAAMIPGSLFDPVRPMPASIAAEMAEAPFKSDHYHALFATGMVLFIFTLMFNILAAWIAEKKKQVGVSTL; the protein is encoded by the coding sequence ATGATCACACTCTCTCGCCGTAAAAAAGACACCATCATTGCCGGAGCGTTTCAGACCAGTGCCGGTCTGTGCATCATTGTACTTTTTCTGATTATGATTTTTCTCTTTGTGGAAGGACTGCCCCTGCTCAACGTGGTACCCCCGCTTGATTTTCTTTTCGGTACGGCATGGTACCCCACAGACGACCCCGCCGACTTCGGCATTCTGCCCATGATTGCCGGTTCGCTGGCCGTTACGGGGCTGTCATCCGTCATTGCCATACCGCTGGGGCTCATGACGGCCGTATATCTTTCTGAAATCGCATCGCCCCGCATGCGCAGCGTGGTCAAGCCGCTGGTGGAAATGCTTCAGGCTCTGCCCTCCGTGGTCATCGGCTTTTTCGGCATGGTTGTGGTGGCGCCTTTTCTGCAGCAGACATTCGGGCTGGCCACGGGACTCAACCTGACAAACGCGGCCATCATGCTGGCATTCATGGCTGTTCCCACCATTACCAGCATTTCCGAAGACGCCATTTATTCCGTACCCAACGAACTGCGCGAAGCTTCGCTGGCGCTGGGCGCCACACGCTGGCAGACCATCTCGCGCGTGGTGCTGCCTGCTTCGCTGCCGGGCATAAGCACGGCTGTCATTCTGGGTATGTCGCGCTCCATCGGCGAAACCATGGTGGTGCTGATGGTGGCCGGCGGTGCGGCCATGATTCCGGGCAGTCTGTTTGACCCCGTGCGGCCCATGCCTGCTTCCATCGCGGCAGAAATGGCCGAAGCACCCTTTAAAAGCGATCATTACCACGCCCTTTTCGCCACGGGCATGGTGCTTTTCATCTTTACGCTCATGTTCAACATACTGGCCGCATGGATCGCCGAAAAAAAGAAACAGGTCGGCGTTTCGACCCTGTAG
- the pstA gene encoding phosphate ABC transporter permease PstA encodes MFMLFRASVVLNALALAVICGFVLFYGLPAVNWEFLTAHPRDAMTAGGIFPCILGTIALSYGSMLIALPWGVCTAIYLHEYARPGPFVHAMRLAINNLAGVPSVVFGLFGLAFFVTLMQMGVSLLAGMFTLAALILPLIIGASEEALRSVSQTYREASLALGATKWQTLAKVVLPAATPGILTGAILGIGRAAGETAAIMFTAAMFFSPKLPGSVFDSVMALPYHIYVLATAGIDIEKTRPLQYGTALVLIVLVLGMNLLAIIIRARLQRKLR; translated from the coding sequence ATGTTCATGCTGTTCAGGGCCTCAGTGGTGCTCAACGCCCTTGCGCTGGCCGTCATATGCGGCTTTGTGCTCTTTTACGGTCTACCCGCTGTCAACTGGGAATTCCTGACAGCCCACCCGCGCGACGCAATGACAGCCGGCGGCATATTTCCCTGCATACTCGGCACCATTGCCCTGAGCTACGGTTCCATGCTCATTGCTTTGCCTTGGGGTGTGTGCACCGCCATATACCTGCATGAATACGCCAGACCAGGCCCCTTTGTGCATGCCATGCGTCTGGCCATCAACAATCTGGCCGGTGTGCCCTCTGTGGTTTTCGGCCTGTTCGGGCTGGCGTTCTTTGTGACGCTCATGCAGATGGGTGTCAGCCTGCTTGCCGGTATGTTCACGCTGGCGGCACTTATCCTGCCGCTTATCATCGGCGCATCCGAAGAAGCCCTGCGCTCTGTTTCACAGACATACCGCGAAGCCTCGCTGGCGCTGGGAGCCACCAAATGGCAGACTCTGGCCAAGGTGGTGCTGCCCGCGGCCACGCCGGGCATTCTGACCGGCGCCATTCTGGGCATAGGCAGAGCCGCCGGAGAAACAGCGGCCATCATGTTCACCGCAGCCATGTTTTTCAGCCCCAAGCTGCCCGGCTCTGTCTTTGACAGCGTAATGGCGCTGCCCTACCACATATATGTACTGGCCACCGCAGGCATAGACATAGAAAAAACCCGTCCGCTGCAGTACGGCACTGCGCTGGTGCTCATAGTGCTGGTGCTGGGCATGAATCTGCTTGCCATCATCATACGTGCCAGATTGCAGCGAAAGCTGCGCTAG
- a CDS encoding PhoH family protein: protein MGSKNFVLDTNVLIESPESILSLRNGEENNIFIPYHVLLELNSLKTNPRLRHIVARVVDVLLEHRDIIKFIRNDSSVSPFTEEVVDNFILREVHDADIEDPILVTNDRILQLQAGMGGIRCEEYRDSRPFQSESQQFTGFTAEGEPPVPNAFRWEEGRPVFNGPDGDEVISYMQDVWQVRPRSVYQNLALMLMLHDRIDLVSVQSEAGYGKTYLALASALHLVLQHHRYNKIYVVKPTIELGAKMGFLPGDIREKMEPYIRYIGDLLLKLHGVRPANRLFLNAGEAPLRFDPKRFEILPLAYIRGMNIENAVVIIDETQNLSRSEVRALLTRMGENVKCLCLGDTRQVDNPYLNESNNGLNWIVRKFKGYSNYAHMVLKGERSRGPITDMVIKSKL, encoded by the coding sequence ATGGGCAGCAAAAACTTTGTGCTGGATACCAACGTTCTTATTGAAAGTCCGGAAAGCATTCTGAGCCTGCGCAACGGAGAAGAAAACAACATCTTCATCCCCTACCATGTACTGCTGGAACTCAACTCGCTGAAAACAAACCCCAGACTGCGGCACATAGTGGCCCGCGTGGTGGACGTGCTGCTGGAACACCGCGACATAATCAAGTTCATCCGCAATGACTCAAGCGTGTCTCCCTTTACCGAAGAGGTGGTGGACAATTTTATTCTGCGTGAAGTGCACGATGCAGACATTGAAGACCCCATTCTGGTCACCAACGACAGAATACTGCAGCTTCAGGCAGGCATGGGTGGCATACGCTGTGAAGAATACCGAGATTCCCGCCCGTTCCAGTCTGAATCACAGCAGTTCACCGGTTTTACCGCCGAAGGGGAACCGCCGGTGCCCAACGCCTTCCGCTGGGAAGAAGGCCGACCGGTCTTCAACGGGCCGGACGGCGACGAGGTGATAAGCTACATGCAGGACGTATGGCAGGTGCGTCCCCGCAGCGTATACCAGAATCTGGCGCTGATGCTTATGCTGCACGACAGAATAGACCTTGTTTCCGTGCAGTCCGAGGCAGGATACGGCAAAACATATCTGGCGCTGGCATCGGCGCTGCATCTGGTATTGCAGCATCACCGCTACAACAAGATATATGTGGTCAAACCCACCATAGAGCTGGGCGCCAAAATGGGTTTTCTGCCCGGTGACATCCGTGAAAAAATGGAACCGTACATCAGATACATCGGCGACCTGCTGCTCAAGCTGCACGGCGTACGCCCCGCCAACAGGCTGTTTCTCAATGCGGGCGAAGCCCCCCTGCGCTTTGACCCCAAGCGGTTTGAGATACTGCCGCTGGCCTATATCCGCGGTATGAACATAGAAAACGCAGTGGTCATCATAGATGAAACCCAGAATCTTTCGCGGTCTGAAGTACGCGCCCTGCTGACCCGTATGGGCGAAAACGTCAAATGCCTGTGCCTCGGGGACACGAGACAGGTGGACAACCCGTACCTGAACGAATCAAACAACGGGCTCAACTGGATTGTGCGTAAATTCAAGGGATACTCCAACTACGCTCACATGGTGCTGAAAGGAGAGCGCTCGCGCGGGCCCATCACCGACATGGTCATAAAATCCAAGCTGTAA
- a CDS encoding late competence development ComFB family protein, producing MSKQLHEKYRLGDADFYHIRNRNEARVLRMMEKVLTEPPGMTPSAADLHDIYALALNSLPARYAQQGSIVLRDPVRDEDVLEAVRKAIATVVHNPKQ from the coding sequence ATGAGCAAGCAGTTACACGAAAAGTATCGTCTGGGGGACGCGGATTTTTACCATATCCGTAACCGCAACGAAGCCCGCGTGCTGCGCATGATGGAAAAAGTGCTCACCGAACCGCCGGGCATGACCCCCAGCGCCGCCGACCTGCACGACATCTACGCACTGGCCCTCAATTCTTTGCCTGCACGGTATGCCCAGCAGGGCAGCATCGTGCTGCGCGACCCGGTACGGGATGAAGATGTTCTGGAAGCCGTACGCAAAGCCATTGCCACTGTAGTACACAACCCCAAACAATAG
- a CDS encoding histidinol-phosphatase: MIKTDTHLHTLHSHGKAGVTEMFHAARKKGIDIIGFSEHSPRPETHSYPSDYQPKLIEGFPTYVADVKRLREEFKNEATVLFGLEMDWMEGSETFIADTLKAHDFDYVIGGIHFLDTWGFDYRKEDWQVLSEAQQVSLYNRFFATMQAMAQTGLFNIVAHPDIIKIFSIDLFREWAAGDEARQMFRQALTAVHEAGMAIEVSSAGLRKPCAEIYPCPQFMELAAEMGIPVAFGSDAHSEASVGYAFDRLEQYARDFGYNDSVYFVKRRMHSRPF, from the coding sequence ATGATCAAAACCGATACTCACCTGCACACGCTGCACTCGCACGGCAAGGCGGGCGTGACAGAAATGTTTCATGCCGCCCGTAAAAAGGGCATAGACATCATCGGATTTTCCGAACATTCGCCCCGGCCGGAAACACACAGCTACCCCAGCGATTACCAGCCGAAGCTCATAGAAGGTTTTCCCACCTATGTGGCGGACGTAAAACGGCTGCGCGAAGAATTTAAAAATGAAGCCACGGTGCTTTTCGGTCTTGAAATGGACTGGATGGAAGGCAGCGAGACATTCATAGCAGACACCCTGAAAGCCCATGACTTTGACTATGTCATAGGCGGCATTCATTTTCTGGATACATGGGGCTTTGATTACCGCAAAGAAGACTGGCAGGTGCTGAGCGAGGCGCAGCAGGTGTCGCTGTACAACCGTTTTTTTGCCACCATGCAGGCCATGGCGCAGACGGGCCTTTTCAACATAGTGGCCCACCCCGACATCATCAAAATTTTCAGCATTGACCTGTTCCGCGAATGGGCGGCAGGAGACGAAGCCCGACAGATGTTCCGGCAGGCGCTTACCGCCGTCCACGAGGCCGGCATGGCCATCGAAGTATCTTCTGCCGGTCTGCGCAAACCCTGCGCCGAAATTTATCCCTGCCCGCAGTTTATGGAACTGGCAGCCGAAATGGGCATCCCCGTTGCCTTCGGGTCCGACGCACACAGCGAAGCCTCGGTGGGGTACGCCTTTGACCGGCTGGAACAGTACGCGCGGGACTTCGGCTATAACGACAGCGTCTACTTTGTAAAACGGCGCATGCACTCGCGGCCGTTCTGA
- a CDS encoding ABC transporter ATP-binding protein, translating to MTQNTPLFSMESVSVRHNSVPALDAVSWTLHRGAHCAVLGGNGAGKSTLLRLAAGAIRPDQHDGGTILWFPRGSAEDSPIAVRTHCGLVSAEQQEHYLRRSWRITGEEIVLSGYFGTDMLYRPAGTAQRHAAARLAKALDAEHLMPVMLEAMSQGQLRKILLARAMVHSPQLLLLDEVCEGLDAAARREMLAAIDRAAALGTTVLMSGHRAGQFPDCIRQAVLLRQGRLVFTGGLHQALHLMRTTHQPLPAGASDTAAGQCSCCTPPPACAGAAPVVEIEHADVYLGRTPVLHDITWSILPGQNWVVRGPNGAGKSTLLRLLYGDQRQAWGGIVRWFGMAGPVPLEEVRRNVALVSDRVQALYGHDGYHSTRLELNGEELVHTGFYDSTGLWGKTPDAQQHAAALRWMDRLGIAALAGTDIRRMSYGTLRRFMLARALVRDPQLLILDEPLSGLDESARRIMLTTLSALMRSGRQLVLVTHHQEDIPPETTHELHLNAGRITYCGPVCPAGDTL from the coding sequence ATGACCCAGAACACACCGCTTTTTTCAATGGAATCCGTCAGTGTCCGGCACAACAGCGTTCCGGCACTGGATGCAGTCAGCTGGACGCTGCACCGCGGTGCGCACTGCGCCGTGCTGGGCGGCAACGGCGCCGGCAAATCGACTCTGTTACGGCTTGCCGCCGGAGCAATACGCCCCGACCAGCACGACGGCGGCACCATATTATGGTTTCCCCGCGGCTCGGCAGAAGATTCGCCCATTGCCGTACGCACACACTGCGGTCTTGTTTCGGCAGAGCAGCAGGAGCACTACCTGCGCCGCTCATGGCGCATAACAGGCGAAGAAATCGTGCTTTCCGGCTATTTCGGCACGGACATGCTGTACCGTCCAGCCGGTACGGCACAGCGCCATGCGGCCGCCCGACTGGCAAAAGCGCTGGACGCGGAGCATCTGATGCCGGTTATGCTCGAAGCCATGTCGCAGGGACAGTTGCGCAAAATCCTTCTGGCGCGCGCCATGGTCCATTCGCCGCAGCTGCTTCTGCTGGATGAAGTATGCGAAGGTCTGGATGCAGCTGCCCGCCGCGAAATGCTGGCAGCCATCGACCGGGCGGCTGCTCTGGGTACCACCGTGCTTATGAGCGGGCACAGAGCCGGGCAGTTTCCGGACTGTATCCGGCAGGCCGTGCTGCTCCGTCAGGGCAGACTGGTATTCACCGGCGGACTGCATCAGGCGCTGCACCTGATGCGCACCACGCACCAGCCCTTGCCGGCCGGTGCATCAGACACCGCGGCCGGACAGTGCAGCTGCTGCACGCCGCCCCCCGCATGTGCGGGGGCAGCGCCGGTGGTGGAAATAGAACACGCCGATGTGTATCTGGGACGCACGCCGGTGCTGCATGACATAACATGGAGCATATTACCGGGGCAGAACTGGGTGGTCCGCGGCCCGAACGGAGCAGGAAAATCAACCCTGCTCCGGCTGCTGTACGGCGATCAGAGACAGGCCTGGGGCGGCATAGTGCGCTGGTTCGGCATGGCCGGACCGGTGCCGCTTGAAGAAGTGCGCCGCAACGTGGCGCTGGTCTCCGACAGAGTGCAGGCGCTTTACGGTCATGACGGCTACCACTCCACCCGGCTTGAGCTGAACGGCGAGGAACTGGTGCACACCGGTTTTTACGATTCCACGGGACTGTGGGGAAAGACACCCGACGCGCAACAGCACGCCGCAGCCCTGCGCTGGATGGACCGGCTGGGCATTGCGGCGCTGGCCGGCACTGACATCCGCCGCATGTCCTACGGCACGTTACGGCGTTTTATGCTGGCCCGCGCTCTCGTACGCGATCCGCAGCTGCTCATCCTTGACGAACCGCTTTCCGGCCTTGATGAATCCGCCCGCCGCATCATGCTTACCACGCTGTCCGCACTTATGCGGTCGGGCAGGCAGCTGGTGCTGGTGACCCACCATCAGGAAGACATCCCGCCGGAAACAACCCATGAACTGCACCTGAATGCCGGACGCATAACATACTGCGGACCGGTTTGCCCCGCAGGAGACACCCTGTGA
- a CDS encoding phosphoribosylanthranilate isomerase → MTTVILPRRGRPFCGLVQAAGVHDAREALVIAQSGIRCIGLPLRLPVHTEDITEHDAAALCRMLQTLPPSAAGPVCPVCITYLDTAQDIRDLCRMLGTAHVQLHGGIPVHQLAALRAMMPGLYIIKSLVVRQTETGKDNLEELTGIIDATAQLVDAYITDTHDPASGADGATGKTHDWRTSRALVRRSPLPVILAGGLTPQNVRQAVLTVRPAGVDAHTGLENPAGRKDPALCHEFARQAAAAFRQICNGDTAGSGRSRLENPSAFR, encoded by the coding sequence GTGACCACCGTAATCCTGCCGCGCAGGGGGCGCCCTTTTTGCGGCCTTGTTCAGGCGGCCGGAGTACATGATGCCCGGGAAGCTCTTGTCATTGCGCAAAGCGGCATACGCTGCATCGGACTGCCGCTGCGTCTGCCCGTGCATACCGAAGACATCACCGAGCATGACGCCGCCGCGCTGTGCCGCATGCTGCAGACACTGCCCCCGTCCGCCGCAGGACCGGTCTGCCCTGTATGCATAACATATCTGGACACGGCACAGGATATCCGCGACCTGTGCCGCATGCTGGGCACCGCCCACGTCCAGCTGCACGGCGGCATACCCGTGCACCAGCTGGCCGCGCTGCGCGCCATGATGCCCGGACTGTACATCATCAAAAGTCTGGTTGTCAGACAGACAGAGACCGGAAAGGACAATCTGGAAGAGCTGACCGGTATCATCGACGCGACAGCGCAGCTGGTCGACGCCTACATAACCGACACCCATGATCCGGCAAGCGGCGCGGACGGCGCCACCGGCAAAACGCATGACTGGCGGACAAGCCGTGCGCTGGTGCGGCGTTCTCCGCTGCCTGTCATTCTGGCGGGCGGTCTGACACCGCAAAACGTCCGGCAGGCGGTGCTGACAGTGCGTCCCGCCGGTGTCGATGCCCATACCGGACTTGAAAACCCCGCAGGGCGCAAAGATCCCGCGCTGTGCCATGAATTTGCACGTCAGGCTGCCGCCGCGTTCAGACAGATATGCAACGGGGACACCGCGGGCAGCGGACGCTCAAGGCTTGAGAATCCGTCAGCTTTCCGGTAA
- a CDS encoding 4Fe-4S binding protein, with protein sequence MLSRSRIRRGRISPARVRRTVQLAFGLFCIFCGWRFFLYYQWATGASAVYVPKPPMVEGFLPISALLGAVHFFNTGMWDPVHPAGLTIFFAALAICLLLRKGFCGYICPAGWASNLLERTGKRLGLNRSRPAPARTAVHKAIRTVLHAPKYILMAGFLWTMSTGMDARAVESFLTGPYNMVADSKMLLFFLHPSATALTVLAVLALLSLFVSNPWCRFLCPYGALLGIAALFSPCAVRRNAAACTGCGRCSAACPAGIAVHAQQRVNRAECMGCTECISSCPQKDCLQVTCLNKPQYDWAIAYGTVALLWTAYLAAVWWGKWDVSIDAALIQKLHSTMM encoded by the coding sequence ATGCTTTCACGCTCCCGCATACGGCGCGGCAGGATTTCGCCTGCACGCGTGCGACGCACTGTACAGCTTGCCTTTGGCCTGTTCTGCATTTTCTGCGGCTGGCGTTTCTTTCTTTATTATCAATGGGCCACCGGCGCATCGGCCGTCTATGTACCCAAACCGCCCATGGTCGAAGGGTTTCTGCCCATCAGCGCGCTGCTGGGGGCCGTGCATTTTTTCAATACCGGCATGTGGGACCCCGTGCATCCCGCAGGGCTGACCATCTTTTTCGCGGCACTGGCTATCTGCCTGCTGCTGCGCAAGGGGTTCTGCGGGTACATATGCCCCGCAGGCTGGGCCAGCAATCTGCTGGAACGCACCGGCAAACGCCTGGGGCTGAACCGCAGCCGTCCGGCACCTGCACGCACCGCGGTGCATAAAGCTATCCGGACAGTGCTGCACGCTCCCAAGTATATCCTGATGGCCGGTTTTCTGTGGACAATGAGCACCGGCATGGACGCACGGGCAGTGGAATCCTTTCTGACCGGCCCTTACAACATGGTGGCCGACAGCAAAATGCTGCTCTTTTTTCTGCACCCTTCGGCCACGGCGCTGACAGTGCTGGCGGTACTGGCCCTGCTGAGCCTTTTTGTTTCCAACCCGTGGTGCCGTTTTCTGTGTCCTTATGGCGCGCTGCTGGGCATAGCCGCCCTGTTCAGCCCCTGCGCCGTACGGCGCAATGCTGCAGCATGCACCGGCTGCGGCCGGTGTTCCGCGGCCTGCCCTGCCGGTATAGCCGTGCATGCGCAGCAGCGGGTCAACAGAGCGGAATGCATGGGCTGCACCGAATGCATAAGCAGCTGCCCGCAGAAAGACTGCCTGCAGGTGACCTGCCTGAACAAACCACAGTATGACTGGGCCATCGCCTACGGCACTGTGGCACTGCTGTGGACGGCGTATCTGGCGGCGGTCTGGTGGGGAAAATGGGATGTTTCAATTGACGCCGCTCTGATACAGAAACTGCACAGCACCATGATGTAA
- a CDS encoding zinc metalloprotease HtpX: MTSQLKTVLLLALLSGLIIVMGGVMGGRTGLFFAFAFALLMNVGSYWYSDKIVLKMYNAREVSPSEAPMLHAMVDEVVMRAGIPKPRVCIIPEQTPNAFATGRNPEHGVVAVTEGIMHLLTPEELKGVIAHEVGHIANRDILVQSVAGVMASVIVMLGNILQFTAIFGGGNNDEEGGGNPIAALAMAFLAPVAASLIQFAISRSREFMADEAGARYSGNPMYLASALQKLGAYSGRIPMQSGNQATAHMFIVNPFSGVRMAELFSTHPPMEERIRRLQQMAGR; encoded by the coding sequence ATGACCAGTCAACTGAAGACCGTCCTTCTGCTTGCGCTGCTCTCCGGCCTTATCATTGTGATGGGCGGGGTAATGGGCGGCCGGACTGGACTTTTCTTCGCTTTTGCCTTCGCCCTGCTGATGAACGTGGGCAGCTACTGGTATTCCGACAAAATAGTCCTGAAAATGTACAACGCCCGCGAGGTCAGTCCTTCCGAGGCCCCCATGCTGCACGCCATGGTTGACGAGGTGGTCATGCGCGCCGGCATTCCCAAGCCCCGCGTGTGTATCATTCCCGAACAGACACCCAACGCATTTGCCACAGGCCGCAACCCCGAACACGGGGTGGTGGCGGTGACAGAAGGCATCATGCACCTGCTGACCCCCGAAGAGCTAAAAGGGGTTATCGCCCATGAAGTTGGGCACATAGCAAACAGAGACATTCTGGTGCAGAGCGTTGCCGGTGTCATGGCTTCGGTCATTGTCATGCTGGGCAACATACTGCAGTTCACCGCCATTTTCGGCGGCGGAAACAATGACGAGGAAGGCGGCGGAAATCCCATTGCAGCGCTGGCCATGGCGTTTCTGGCTCCCGTTGCCGCATCGCTCATCCAGTTCGCCATTTCACGCTCGCGCGAATTCATGGCGGATGAAGCCGGAGCCCGGTATTCCGGCAATCCCATGTATCTTGCCAGCGCCCTGCAGAAACTGGGGGCCTACAGCGGCAGAATACCCATGCAAAGCGGCAATCAGGCCACAGCGCACATGTTCATTGTCAACCCGTTCAGCGGCGTGCGTATGGCCGAACTGTTCAGCACGCACCCGCCCATGGAAGAGCGCATCCGCCGTCTGCAGCAGATGGCCGGCAGATAG
- the ribB gene encoding 3,4-dihydroxy-2-butanone-4-phosphate synthase, with amino-acid sequence MSAKESLLTGTFEERVEAALDALRRGHGVLVTDDEDRENEGDLIFAAETLSDSQMAMLIRECSGIVCLCLTDEKVRALGLPMMVENNSSQYQTAFTVSIEASCGVSTGVSAADRVCTIQAAIADDACPSDLCRPGHVFPLRARPGGVLERRGHTEATVDLMRLAGLKPCGVLCEVTNPDGTMARLPQIVDFGRKHDMVVLTVDDLVRYREMKENKSAAA; translated from the coding sequence ATGTCTGCAAAAGAATCTTTGCTTACCGGAACATTTGAAGAACGTGTCGAAGCTGCTCTGGATGCCCTGCGCAGGGGCCACGGCGTGCTGGTGACCGATGATGAAGACCGCGAAAATGAAGGTGATCTGATTTTTGCGGCCGAAACGCTGTCAGACAGCCAGATGGCCATGCTCATCAGGGAATGCAGCGGCATAGTGTGCCTGTGTCTGACAGATGAAAAAGTGCGCGCGCTGGGACTGCCCATGATGGTGGAAAACAACTCCAGCCAGTATCAGACGGCGTTCACTGTTTCCATCGAAGCCTCCTGCGGCGTGTCCACCGGAGTTTCGGCAGCGGACAGGGTGTGCACCATTCAGGCTGCCATAGCCGATGATGCCTGCCCGTCGGACCTGTGCCGTCCGGGCCACGTGTTTCCGTTGCGGGCCCGTCCCGGCGGAGTGCTGGAGCGCAGAGGGCACACCGAGGCCACCGTGGACCTGATGCGCCTTGCAGGGCTGAAACCCTGCGGCGTGCTGTGCGAAGTGACCAACCCCGACGGTACCATGGCCCGTCTGCCGCAGATTGTGGATTTCGGCAGAAAACATGATATGGTGGTGCTTACCGTGGATGATCTGGTACGGTACCGTGAGATGAAGGAAAACAAATCGGCCGCGGCGTAA
- a CDS encoding PaaI family thioesterase: MPIILAQFTAPSYFASMQEIHKDLLTFVEQSIPFHKLLGIRVEHAVPGFARVRLPYQDAFCGNMARGALHGGVTAVLVDICGAVALWTHFGPLDKTATIDMRVDYQRPAPFDDLLAEGEVRVMGNRIASVHVRVTAAAAPDQLIAEGRCVYYVKRVPQQPETAGTPE, from the coding sequence GTGCCTATTATTCTTGCGCAGTTTACGGCGCCGTCGTATTTTGCCTCCATGCAGGAAATACACAAAGATCTTCTCACGTTTGTGGAACAGTCCATCCCGTTTCACAAACTTCTCGGAATACGTGTGGAACATGCCGTACCCGGCTTTGCCAGAGTACGGCTGCCGTATCAGGACGCCTTTTGCGGCAACATGGCACGCGGCGCGCTGCACGGCGGCGTGACGGCGGTACTGGTGGATATATGCGGTGCCGTGGCGCTGTGGACGCATTTCGGCCCGCTGGATAAAACAGCCACCATTGACATGCGTGTGGACTATCAGCGACCGGCACCTTTTGACGACCTGCTGGCCGAAGGTGAAGTACGCGTGATGGGCAACCGCATAGCCAGCGTGCATGTACGCGTTACAGCAGCCGCTGCCCCTGATCAGCTTATTGCCGAGGGAAGATGCGTCTACTACGTCAAACGGGTACCGCAGCAGCCGGAGACCGCCGGAACACCGGAATGA